The following proteins come from a genomic window of Kocuria palustris:
- the der gene encoding ribosome biogenesis GTPase Der, with product MPETPENTNYDSEWSGPGPEAAPQRPADQYEEKILGGGDQDISERLAAIDDEEAELRAEALREGLEDYDLDEEDLALLAEWAGDDVADLYRKPAPVVAVVGRPNVGKSTLVNRVIGRREAVVEDVPGVTRDRVRYSAEWMDRPFTMVDTGGWEADATGIDHSVAEQAELAVEQADAVLLVLDTTVGVTATDEAIVGMLRRANKPVIVVANKADSQAMELEATALWSLGMGEPFPVSALHGKGAADLLDALFEILPEFSEVAEPELVGGPRRVALVGRPNVGKSSMLNKLAGSERVVVNELAGTTRDPVDENIELGGKTWRFVDTAGIRRRQHMAKGAEYYASLRTQSAIERAEVALILLAVDEPLAEQDVRIVQSSIDSGRAIVLAFNKWDLLDEERRYYLEREIEKDLAHVAWAPRVNVSAKTGWHKDKLVPALETALESWDTRIPTGRLNAFLGELVAAHPHPLRGGKQPRILFGTQASTRPPKFVLFTTGFLDPGYRRFIARRLRETFGFEGTPIEVTMRVRERRSRKR from the coding sequence ATGCCCGAGACCCCCGAGAACACGAACTACGACTCCGAGTGGTCCGGCCCCGGCCCTGAGGCAGCGCCTCAGCGCCCGGCGGACCAGTACGAGGAGAAGATCCTCGGCGGCGGCGATCAGGACATCTCCGAGCGCCTGGCCGCGATCGACGACGAGGAGGCCGAGCTGCGCGCCGAGGCCCTGCGCGAGGGCCTGGAAGACTACGACCTTGACGAGGAGGACCTGGCGCTGCTCGCGGAGTGGGCCGGCGACGACGTCGCGGACCTGTACCGCAAGCCGGCCCCTGTGGTCGCCGTGGTCGGTCGCCCGAACGTCGGCAAGTCCACGCTGGTCAACCGCGTGATCGGCCGGCGCGAGGCCGTTGTGGAGGACGTCCCCGGCGTGACGCGCGATCGCGTGCGGTATTCCGCCGAGTGGATGGACCGGCCCTTCACCATGGTCGACACCGGCGGCTGGGAGGCCGACGCCACCGGCATCGATCACTCGGTGGCCGAGCAGGCCGAGCTCGCCGTGGAGCAGGCCGATGCCGTGCTGCTCGTCCTGGACACCACCGTGGGTGTGACCGCCACCGACGAGGCCATCGTGGGCATGCTGCGCCGGGCGAACAAGCCTGTCATCGTGGTGGCCAACAAGGCCGATTCGCAGGCCATGGAGCTGGAGGCCACCGCGCTGTGGTCGCTGGGCATGGGGGAGCCGTTCCCGGTCTCCGCCCTGCACGGCAAGGGTGCGGCGGATCTGCTGGACGCCCTGTTCGAGATCCTGCCCGAGTTCTCCGAGGTGGCCGAGCCCGAGCTGGTCGGCGGACCGCGCCGCGTGGCACTCGTGGGCCGCCCCAACGTGGGCAAGTCCTCGATGCTCAACAAGCTGGCCGGCTCCGAGCGCGTGGTCGTCAACGAGCTCGCCGGAACCACCCGCGACCCCGTGGACGAGAACATCGAGCTCGGCGGGAAGACCTGGCGGTTCGTGGACACGGCGGGCATCCGTCGTCGTCAGCACATGGCCAAGGGCGCGGAGTACTACGCCTCCCTGCGCACGCAGTCGGCGATCGAGCGGGCCGAGGTCGCGCTGATCCTGCTGGCGGTCGATGAGCCGCTGGCCGAGCAGGACGTGCGGATCGTGCAGTCCTCGATCGACTCGGGCCGTGCGATCGTGCTGGCCTTCAACAAGTGGGACCTGCTCGACGAGGAGCGCCGGTACTACCTCGAGCGCGAGATCGAGAAGGACCTGGCGCACGTGGCCTGGGCCCCGCGCGTGAACGTCTCGGCCAAGACCGGCTGGCACAAGGACAAGCTGGTCCCCGCCCTGGAGACCGCGCTGGAGTCCTGGGACACCCGCATCCCCACCGGGCGCCTCAACGCGTTCCTGGGTGAGCTCGTGGCCGCGCACCCGCACCCGCTGCGCGGCGGCAAGCAGCCGCGCATCCTGTTCGGCACGCAGGCCTCCACGCGCCCGCCCAAGTTCGTGCTGTTCACCACCGGGTTCCTGGATCCCGGCTACCGCCGCTTCATCGCCCGACGGCTGCGCGAGACCTTCGGGTTCGAGGGCACCCCGATCGAGGTGACCATGCGCGTGCGCGAGCGTCGTTCCCGCAAGCGCTGA
- the cmk gene encoding (d)CMP kinase — MEGGPVTEHSTQAVVAIDGPSGSGKSTVSKEIARRLDLGYLDTGAMYRAVAWWAVHCGIDLGDGDAVVNAARTAPIEVSTDPDQQQVRVDGQDVTAAIRSTEVTGAVSSVSTVPEAREILVQRQREMIEASGRRIVAEGRDITTVVAPDADVRVLLTASEAARLSRRGAQLGSSQSKEALAAQVTGRDAKDSKLVNFTDAADGVTHLDSSELSIEQTVTAVMDLVLRAVPELA, encoded by the coding sequence ATGGAAGGTGGTCCAGTGACCGAGCACAGCACCCAGGCCGTGGTGGCCATCGACGGGCCCTCCGGGTCCGGCAAGTCCACGGTCTCCAAGGAGATCGCCCGCCGGCTGGACCTGGGCTACCTGGACACCGGTGCCATGTACCGAGCCGTGGCCTGGTGGGCCGTGCACTGCGGCATCGACCTGGGCGACGGCGATGCCGTGGTGAACGCCGCCCGCACCGCACCGATCGAGGTCTCGACCGATCCCGATCAGCAGCAGGTCCGCGTGGACGGCCAGGACGTCACCGCGGCCATCCGCTCGACCGAAGTGACCGGCGCGGTCTCCTCGGTCTCCACCGTTCCGGAGGCGCGCGAGATCCTGGTCCAGCGCCAGCGCGAGATGATCGAGGCCTCCGGGCGCCGCATCGTGGCCGAGGGCCGTGACATCACCACCGTGGTGGCCCCCGACGCCGACGTCCGCGTGCTGCTCACCGCCTCCGAAGCGGCCCGGCTCTCCCGCCGAGGCGCGCAGCTGGGCTCCTCGCAGTCCAAGGAGGCCCTGGCCGCGCAGGTCACCGGCCGCGATGCCAAGGACTCCAAGCTGGTGAACTTCACCGACGCCGCCGACGGCGTCACGCACCTGGACTCCTCGGAGCTGAGCATCGAGCAGACCGTCACCGCCGTGATGGACTTGGTCCTGCGCGCGGTCCCCGAGCTCGCCTGA
- a CDS encoding prephenate dehydrogenase has translation MGAETVAEGPVLIIGAGLLGASVGLGLRHLGVSTWLRDASPTAEAIGADIGAGSSERLALAAGETVPEPSLIVVATPPDVVVKTVAQALAEHPQAIVTDVASVKSAIQEGLRARGADLRRYVGSHPMAGRERSGPVAARGELFTTMPWVLCAAPETDPAAVKRVRSLAQDLGAHVTELEADEHDAAVALISHVPQVMSSLLASRLQDTPLHHLSLAGQGLRDTTRIAASDPGLWVQILSANAESIVPSLHGVREDLDRLINTLEDPTGPGARLDMAELIAEGNAGQARIPGKHGGAPKAFAQLTVLVDDRPGTLGELFTVVGETGINLEDLRLEHSLGRRVGLAEISVDPNRRDELVEALEQRGWKVVQ, from the coding sequence GTGGGCGCTGAGACCGTTGCCGAGGGGCCCGTGCTGATTATCGGCGCGGGCCTGCTCGGCGCCTCGGTGGGCCTGGGCCTGCGGCATCTGGGTGTGAGCACCTGGCTGCGCGATGCCTCCCCGACCGCCGAGGCCATCGGCGCGGATATCGGTGCCGGCAGCTCCGAGCGCCTGGCCCTGGCGGCGGGGGAGACCGTCCCCGAGCCGAGCCTGATCGTGGTGGCCACGCCTCCGGACGTCGTCGTGAAGACCGTGGCGCAGGCCCTGGCGGAGCACCCGCAGGCGATCGTCACGGACGTGGCCTCGGTCAAGTCCGCGATCCAGGAGGGTCTGCGCGCACGCGGCGCGGATCTGCGCCGCTACGTGGGCTCCCACCCCATGGCCGGGCGCGAGCGCTCCGGGCCGGTGGCCGCGCGCGGCGAGCTGTTCACGACCATGCCGTGGGTGCTGTGCGCAGCGCCGGAGACCGATCCGGCGGCCGTGAAGCGCGTGCGCTCGCTGGCCCAGGACCTGGGCGCGCACGTCACGGAGTTGGAGGCGGATGAGCACGACGCCGCCGTGGCCCTGATCTCGCACGTCCCCCAGGTGATGTCCTCGCTGCTGGCCTCGCGCCTGCAGGACACGCCGCTGCACCACCTGTCCCTGGCGGGGCAGGGGCTGCGCGACACCACGCGCATCGCCGCCTCCGATCCGGGGCTGTGGGTGCAGATCCTCTCGGCCAACGCGGAATCGATCGTGCCGTCGCTGCACGGCGTGCGCGAGGACCTGGACCGGCTGATCAACACGCTGGAGGACCCCACGGGCCCCGGCGCGCGCCTGGACATGGCCGAGCTGATCGCCGAGGGCAATGCCGGTCAGGCCCGGATCCCGGGCAAGCACGGCGGAGCCCCCAAGGCCTTCGCCCAGCTCACCGTCCTGGTGGATGACCGACCCGGCACGCTGGGCGAGCTGTTCACGGTGGTCGGCGAGACCGGGATCAACCTGGAAGACTTGCGCCTGGAGCACTCCCTGGGCCGGCGCGTCGGCCTGGCGGAGATCTCCGTGGACCCGAACCGTCGGGACGAATTGGTGGAGGCGCTCGAGCAGCGCGGATGGAAGGTGGTCCAGTGA
- a CDS encoding pseudouridine synthase, with translation MAENHSNSRGKRPSQSRGSGPSRPGKGSGGRSGAPGRSGGPGKGPKSGPKGAGPRGAAAGGRKGRPGKPATKANAVGPKAPKGQKGPKPFAKSERYDRKMPDKVAIYGPHRRRRPKNPPVDRLEVHDSEGVRLQKLLANAGVASRRVCEEMIAEGRVTVDGQKVTELGVRVDPRTVEITVDGLPIQLDDKLVYFAFNKPEGVVSSMEDQEGRPCISDFLTSSKHLQHRVFHVGRLDSETEGLLLLTNDGELTNRLTHPSYEVPKTYLVQVRGPMEKGIGDIMKAGVELEDGVAKVDEFRLVDSVPGHILVEVVLHSGRNRIIRRLFDAVGYPVERLVRTQVGPIRIGDQKQGVVRDLSNTEVGHLLASVGLEG, from the coding sequence ATGGCTGAGAACCATTCGAACTCCCGGGGCAAGCGCCCCTCCCAGAGCCGCGGCAGCGGCCCGTCCCGCCCCGGCAAGGGCTCGGGCGGCCGCTCCGGCGCACCGGGACGCTCCGGCGGCCCCGGCAAGGGCCCGAAGAGCGGCCCCAAGGGCGCCGGCCCCCGCGGTGCAGCAGCCGGAGGCCGCAAGGGCCGTCCCGGCAAGCCCGCCACCAAGGCGAATGCCGTCGGCCCCAAGGCTCCCAAGGGCCAGAAGGGCCCCAAGCCCTTCGCCAAGTCGGAGCGCTACGATCGCAAGATGCCGGACAAGGTGGCGATCTACGGACCGCACCGCCGTCGTCGTCCCAAGAACCCGCCGGTGGACCGCCTGGAGGTCCACGACTCCGAGGGCGTGCGCCTGCAGAAGCTGCTGGCCAACGCCGGAGTGGCCTCGCGCCGGGTGTGCGAGGAGATGATCGCCGAGGGCCGCGTGACGGTCGATGGCCAGAAGGTCACCGAGCTCGGCGTGCGCGTGGATCCGCGCACCGTGGAGATCACGGTCGACGGGCTGCCCATCCAGCTCGATGACAAGCTCGTCTACTTCGCCTTCAACAAGCCCGAGGGCGTGGTGTCCTCGATGGAGGACCAGGAGGGGCGTCCGTGCATCTCGGACTTCCTCACCTCCTCCAAGCACCTCCAGCACCGCGTCTTCCACGTGGGCCGCCTGGACTCGGAGACCGAGGGCCTGCTGCTGCTGACCAACGACGGCGAGCTCACCAACCGCCTGACCCACCCCTCCTACGAGGTGCCCAAGACCTACCTGGTGCAGGTGCGCGGGCCCATGGAGAAGGGCATCGGCGACATCATGAAGGCCGGTGTGGAGCTCGAGGACGGCGTGGCCAAGGTGGACGAGTTCCGCCTGGTCGACTCCGTGCCCGGCCACATCCTGGTCGAGGTCGTGCTGCACTCGGGGCGCAACCGCATCATCCGCCGCCTCTTCGATGCCGTGGGCTACCCCGTCGAGCGCCTGGTGCGCACCCAGGTGGGCCCCATCCGCATCGGCGATCAGAAGCAGGGTGTGGTGCGCGATCTGTCCAACACCGAGGTCGGGCACCTGCTGGCCTCCGTGGGCCTGGAAGGCTGA
- the scpB gene encoding SMC-Scp complex subunit ScpB: MTEQHEPAPDGNADEAAASSLAQEISAGVVDVDTLPGGLAAAIEAVLMVAERPVSEFDLAEVLSQPVDEIRATLDSLRAEYDGLTGDDDDPAVPRGFELRKVGGGWRFYSRAEFAPVVQAFVLEGQTSRLSQAAMETLAVIAYRQPVSRARVSAIRGVNVDGVVRTLVARGLVQEMERDPLTGALLYGTTPYFLEKLGLDSISELPQISPYLPGVEDVGDYDG; this comes from the coding sequence ATGACTGAGCAGCACGAGCCCGCCCCCGACGGCAACGCGGACGAGGCGGCCGCGTCGTCCCTGGCGCAGGAGATCTCCGCCGGCGTCGTCGACGTCGACACCCTGCCCGGGGGACTGGCCGCCGCGATCGAGGCCGTGCTCATGGTCGCCGAGCGCCCCGTCTCCGAGTTCGACCTGGCCGAGGTCCTCAGTCAGCCCGTCGACGAGATCCGCGCGACCCTGGATTCGCTGCGCGCCGAGTACGACGGCCTCACCGGCGATGACGACGACCCGGCCGTGCCGCGCGGTTTCGAGCTGCGGAAGGTGGGCGGGGGCTGGCGCTTCTATTCGCGCGCGGAGTTCGCCCCGGTGGTGCAGGCCTTCGTGCTCGAGGGACAGACCTCGAGGCTGTCGCAGGCCGCGATGGAGACCCTGGCCGTGATCGCCTATCGCCAGCCGGTCAGCCGGGCGCGCGTCTCGGCGATCCGCGGCGTGAACGTCGACGGCGTGGTGCGCACCCTGGTGGCCCGCGGGCTCGTGCAGGAGATGGAGCGCGATCCGCTGACCGGCGCGCTTCTCTACGGCACGACCCCGTACTTCCTGGAGAAGCTCGGCCTGGATTCGATCTCCGAGCTGCCGCAGATCTCGCCGTACCTGCCCGGCGTCGAGGACGTCGGCGACTACGACGGCTGA
- a CDS encoding segregation and condensation protein A has product MSALVPEIESSGLAGSEGGFAVELENFAGPFEVLLGLIGKHELDITTVSLSMVTDEFLDYVRALRETNSLAALDAASEFLVVAATLLDLKAARLLPRGEVDDEADLAVLEARDLLFARLLQYKAFKDMSQLMAQTMRTESARQARSVPLEPQFAKLMPELIWRTTPEEFAQIAIRALTPKEAAPTEVGVDHLHGSEVTVREEADQLRLMLADGQEHAFAELIADAETVLVVVVRFLSVLELFRDRAIDVRQDEPLADVWITWTAPEDWSPERLSDEHDVPAPTDPAAEGPAAEDTPHD; this is encoded by the coding sequence ATGAGCGCACTCGTCCCGGAGATCGAGTCCTCGGGCCTGGCCGGGTCCGAGGGCGGCTTCGCGGTCGAGCTCGAGAACTTCGCCGGGCCGTTCGAGGTCCTGCTGGGGCTGATCGGCAAGCACGAGCTCGACATCACCACGGTCTCGCTGTCGATGGTCACCGACGAGTTCCTGGACTACGTCCGCGCCCTGCGCGAGACGAACTCGCTGGCGGCCCTGGACGCCGCCAGCGAGTTCCTGGTCGTGGCCGCCACGCTGCTGGATCTGAAGGCCGCCCGGCTGCTGCCGCGCGGCGAGGTCGACGACGAGGCCGACCTGGCCGTGCTCGAGGCCCGCGACCTGCTCTTCGCCCGGCTGCTGCAGTACAAGGCGTTCAAGGACATGTCCCAGCTCATGGCCCAGACCATGCGCACCGAGTCCGCCCGCCAGGCCCGCTCCGTGCCGCTGGAGCCGCAGTTCGCGAAGCTCATGCCCGAGCTGATCTGGCGCACCACTCCCGAGGAGTTCGCCCAGATCGCGATCCGGGCGCTCACGCCCAAGGAGGCCGCGCCCACCGAGGTCGGCGTCGATCACCTCCACGGCTCCGAGGTCACCGTGCGCGAGGAGGCCGATCAGCTGCGCCTGATGCTCGCCGACGGCCAGGAGCACGCCTTCGCCGAGCTGATCGCCGATGCCGAGACGGTCCTGGTGGTCGTCGTGCGCTTCCTGTCGGTCCTGGAGCTGTTCCGCGACCGCGCGATCGACGTCCGCCAGGACGAGCCGCTGGCCGATGTCTGGATCACCTGGACCGCCCCGGAGGATTGGAGCCCCGAGCGGCTGTCCGACGAGCACGACGTCCCCGCCCCGACCGATCCCGCCGCCGAGGGCCCCGCGGCAGAAGACACGCCCCATGACTGA
- a CDS encoding AAA family ATPase: MSSKNEDRFPALGEAETGKVGPTGRPLRRFPDPPELDSHGPARIIAMVNQKGGVGKTTSTINLGAALAETGRKVLMVDFDPQGALSAGFGANPHELDQTIYNVMMERGVDPWDVILETETEGIDLMPANIDLSAAEVQLVSEVAREQVLASALRKVEDHYDVILIDCQPSLGLLTVNALTAAHGVIIPLICEFFALRAVALLVDSIEKVQDRLNPKLQIDGVLATMFDSRTLHSREVLDRIVEAFGDKVFDTVIKRTVKFPDATVAAEPITSFATNHTGADAYRQLARELISRGGAP; encoded by the coding sequence GTGAGCAGCAAGAACGAGGATCGGTTCCCCGCGCTCGGCGAAGCCGAGACCGGCAAGGTCGGCCCCACCGGGCGCCCGCTGCGCCGCTTCCCGGACCCGCCCGAGCTGGACTCCCACGGCCCGGCGCGGATCATCGCGATGGTCAACCAGAAGGGCGGCGTGGGCAAGACGACGTCGACCATCAACCTGGGCGCGGCCCTGGCCGAGACCGGGCGCAAGGTCCTCATGGTGGACTTCGATCCGCAGGGCGCGCTGTCGGCGGGCTTCGGCGCGAACCCGCACGAGCTCGACCAGACCATCTACAACGTGATGATGGAGCGCGGGGTCGACCCCTGGGACGTGATCCTGGAGACCGAGACCGAGGGCATCGACCTCATGCCCGCCAACATCGACCTCTCGGCCGCCGAGGTCCAGCTGGTCTCGGAGGTGGCCCGCGAGCAGGTGCTGGCCTCGGCGCTGCGCAAGGTCGAGGACCACTACGACGTCATCCTCATCGACTGCCAGCCCTCGCTCGGGCTGCTGACCGTCAACGCGCTGACCGCCGCCCACGGCGTGATCATCCCGCTGATCTGCGAGTTCTTCGCCCTGCGCGCGGTGGCCCTGCTGGTGGACTCGATCGAGAAGGTCCAGGACCGGCTGAACCCCAAGCTGCAGATCGACGGCGTCCTGGCCACCATGTTCGACTCCCGCACCCTGCACTCGCGCGAGGTGCTGGACCGGATCGTGGAGGCCTTCGGCGACAAGGTCTTCGACACCGTCATCAAGCGCACCGTGAAGTTCCCGGACGCCACGGTCGCCGCCGAGCCGATCACGTCGTTCGCGACCAACCACACGGGCGCGGATGCCTACCGCCAGCTGGCCCGCGAGCTGATCTCGCGCGGCGGCGCTCCGTGA
- a CDS encoding cation:dicarboxylate symporter family transporter, whose product MAAAEQPGPTSSTAPRKKKDRTHTLYIAVIIAVVAGAVLGLVAPEVGVALKPVGTGFIALIKMMIAPVIFCTIVLGVGSIAKAATVGKVGGMALAYFIAMSTFALAIGLVVGNIVQPGSGLDMSNATYEVPADASHGAGAEEGTVGFLLAIIPTTLVSSLTSGNILQTLFVALLVGFALQAMGECGRPVLKAVTYIQAVVFRLLMMVMWLAPLGAFGAIAAVVGATGVQAITSMLVLMLAFYITCALFIIVILGLMLKIVTGVNIFSLMKYLAREYLLIFSTSSSEAALPRLIAKMEHLGVSKPVVGVVVPTGYSFNLDGTAIYLTMGALFVADAMGTPLALGEQITLLLFMIIASKGAAGVSGAGIATLAAGLQSHRPDLVDGVGLIVGIDRFMSEARALTNFSGNAVATLVLGTWVREIDRDRVSQVLSGKLPFDEAQMAVDPHASPTAPEQALEGHEQSKLA is encoded by the coding sequence ATGGCAGCAGCCGAGCAGCCGGGCCCGACGTCGTCGACAGCGCCCCGGAAGAAGAAGGACCGCACGCACACCCTCTACATCGCCGTGATCATCGCTGTGGTCGCCGGTGCCGTCCTGGGGCTGGTCGCTCCAGAGGTCGGAGTGGCGCTGAAGCCCGTCGGCACCGGGTTCATCGCGCTGATCAAGATGATGATCGCTCCGGTCATCTTCTGCACGATCGTGCTGGGCGTCGGCTCGATCGCCAAGGCGGCCACGGTCGGCAAGGTCGGGGGCATGGCTCTGGCCTACTTCATCGCCATGTCGACCTTCGCCCTGGCCATCGGCCTGGTGGTGGGCAACATCGTCCAGCCCGGCTCCGGCCTGGACATGAGCAACGCGACGTACGAGGTCCCCGCCGACGCTTCCCATGGCGCCGGTGCCGAGGAGGGGACCGTCGGGTTCCTCCTGGCGATCATCCCCACCACGCTGGTGTCATCGTTGACCTCCGGCAACATCCTGCAGACCCTGTTCGTCGCACTGCTCGTGGGCTTCGCGCTGCAGGCCATGGGAGAATGCGGTCGGCCCGTGCTCAAGGCGGTGACCTACATCCAGGCCGTTGTGTTCCGACTGCTGATGATGGTCATGTGGCTGGCGCCGCTCGGCGCGTTCGGCGCGATCGCAGCCGTGGTGGGCGCCACCGGCGTGCAGGCCATCACGTCGATGCTGGTGCTGATGCTCGCGTTCTACATCACCTGCGCGCTGTTCATCATCGTGATCCTCGGCCTGATGCTGAAGATCGTGACCGGGGTGAACATCTTCTCGCTCATGAAGTACCTGGCCCGCGAGTACCTGCTGATCTTCTCGACCTCGTCGTCCGAGGCGGCACTGCCGCGGCTGATCGCCAAGATGGAGCACCTGGGTGTCTCCAAGCCGGTCGTGGGCGTCGTTGTGCCCACCGGCTACTCGTTCAATCTCGACGGCACGGCCATCTACCTGACCATGGGTGCCCTGTTCGTGGCCGATGCCATGGGCACTCCGCTGGCACTGGGCGAGCAGATCACCCTGCTGCTGTTCATGATCATCGCCTCCAAGGGTGCGGCCGGCGTCTCCGGTGCGGGCATCGCCACCCTGGCGGCCGGCCTGCAGTCGCACCGTCCTGATCTCGTCGACGGCGTGGGGCTGATCGTGGGCATCGACCGGTTCATGTCCGAGGCTCGTGCGCTGACCAACTTCTCCGGCAATGCCGTGGCCACGCTGGTGCTGGGCACCTGGGTCCGTGAGATCGACCGGGACCGGGTGAGCCAGGTGCTGTCCGGGAAGCTGCCCTTCGACGAGGCGCAGATGGCTGTGGACCCGCACGCCTCGCCGACCGCCCCCGAGCAGGCACTCGAGGGCCACGAGCAGTCGAAGCTCGCCTGA